In Streptomyces dangxiongensis, one DNA window encodes the following:
- a CDS encoding DNA-directed RNA polymerase subunit beta' yields MLDVNFFDELRIGLATADDIRQWSHGEVKKPETINYRTLKPEKDGLFCEKIFGPTRDWECYCGKYKRVRFKGIICERCGVEVTRAKVRRERMGHIELAAPVTHIWYFKGVPSRLGYLLDLAPKDLEKVIYFAAYMITYVDDERRTRDLPSLEAHVSVERQQIENRRDADLETRAKKLETDLAELEAEGAKADVRRKVREGAEREMKQLRDRAQREIDRLDEVWTRFKNLKVQDLEGDELLYRELRDRFGTYFDGSMGAAALQKRLESFDLDEEAEKLREIIRTGKGQKKTRALKRLKVVSAFLQTSNSPKGMVLDCVPVIPPDLRPMVQLDGGRFATSDLNDLYRRVINRNNRLKRLLDLGAPEIIVNNEKRMLQEAVDALFDNGRRGRPVTGPGNRPLKSLSDMLKGKQGRFRQNLLGKRVDYSARSVIVVGPQLKLHQCGLPKAMALELFKPFVMKRLVDLNHAQNIKSAKRMVERGRTVVYDVLEEVIAEHPVLLNRAPTLHRLGIQAFEPQLVEGKAIQIHPLVCTAFNADFDGDQMAVHLPLSAEAQAEARILMLSSNNILKPADGRPVTMPTQDMVLGLFFLTTDGELRDTKGEGRAFGSTAEAIMAFDAGELALQSQVDIRFPVGTIPPRGWTPPAREEGEPEWQQGDSFRLRTTLGRALFNELLPEDYPFVDYSVGKKQLSEIVNDLAERYPKVIVAATLDNLKAAGFFWATRSGVTVAISDVVVPEAKKEIVKGYEAQDEKVQKQYERGLITKEERTQELIAIWTKATNEVAEAMNENFPKTNPIFMMVDSGARGNMMQMRQIAGMRGLVSNAKNETIPRPIKASFREGLSVLEYFISTHGARKGLADTALRTADSGYLTRRLVDVSQDVIIREEDCGTERGLKLVIAERGADGVLRKAEDVETSVYARCLAEDIVVDGKVLAPAGTDLGDVLIDELVRHGVEEVKTRSVLTCESAVGTCAMCYGRSLATGKLVDIGEAVGIIAAQSIGEPGTQLTMRTFHTGGVAGDDITQGLPRVVELFEARTPKGVAPISEASGRVRIEETEKTKKLVVTPDDGSDETAFPISKRAKVLVREGDHVEVGQQLTVGATNPHDVLRILGQRAVQVHLVGEVQKVYNSQGVSIHDKHIEIIIRQMLRRVTIIESGDAELLPGELVERSRFEQENRRVVQEGGHPASGRPQLMGITKASLATESWLSAASFQETTRVLTDAAINAKSDSLIGLKENVIIGKLIPAGTGLSRYRNIRVEPTEEAKAAMYSAVGYDDIDYSPFGTGSGQAVPLEDYDYGPYNQ; encoded by the coding sequence GTGCTCGACGTCAACTTCTTCGATGAGCTCCGGATCGGTCTGGCCACCGCTGACGACATCCGTCAGTGGAGCCACGGCGAGGTCAAGAAGCCCGAGACCATCAACTACCGCACCCTCAAGCCCGAGAAGGACGGACTCTTCTGCGAGAAGATCTTCGGTCCGACCCGGGACTGGGAGTGCTACTGCGGCAAGTACAAGCGCGTTCGCTTCAAGGGCATCATCTGTGAGCGCTGCGGCGTCGAGGTCACCCGCGCCAAGGTGCGCCGTGAGCGGATGGGCCACATCGAACTGGCCGCGCCCGTCACGCACATCTGGTACTTCAAGGGTGTCCCGAGCCGGCTGGGCTACCTGCTCGACCTGGCTCCCAAGGACCTCGAGAAGGTCATCTACTTCGCGGCGTACATGATCACGTACGTCGACGACGAGCGTCGTACCCGCGACCTGCCCTCCCTGGAGGCGCACGTCTCCGTCGAGCGCCAGCAGATCGAGAACCGCCGGGACGCCGACCTGGAGACCCGCGCCAAGAAGCTCGAGACCGACCTGGCCGAGCTGGAGGCCGAGGGCGCCAAGGCCGACGTGCGCCGCAAGGTGCGCGAGGGTGCCGAGCGCGAGATGAAGCAGCTGCGCGACCGTGCGCAGCGCGAGATCGACCGCCTCGACGAGGTGTGGACCCGGTTCAAGAACCTCAAGGTCCAGGACCTCGAGGGCGACGAGCTGCTCTACCGCGAGCTGCGTGACCGCTTCGGCACGTACTTCGACGGCTCGATGGGTGCCGCGGCGCTCCAGAAGCGCCTGGAGTCCTTCGACCTCGACGAGGAGGCCGAGAAGCTCCGCGAGATCATCCGCACGGGCAAGGGCCAGAAGAAGACCCGCGCCCTGAAGCGGCTGAAGGTCGTCTCCGCGTTCCTCCAGACGTCCAACAGCCCCAAGGGCATGGTCCTGGACTGCGTCCCGGTCATCCCGCCGGACCTGCGTCCGATGGTGCAGCTCGACGGTGGCCGCTTCGCGACCTCCGACCTGAACGACCTGTACCGCCGTGTCATCAACCGCAACAACCGCCTGAAGCGGCTTCTCGACCTCGGCGCGCCCGAGATCATCGTGAACAACGAGAAGCGCATGCTCCAGGAGGCCGTCGACGCGCTGTTCGACAACGGCCGCCGCGGCCGCCCGGTCACGGGCCCCGGCAACCGCCCGCTGAAGTCCCTCAGCGACATGCTGAAGGGCAAGCAGGGCCGTTTCCGTCAGAACCTGCTCGGCAAGCGAGTCGACTACTCGGCGCGTTCCGTCATCGTCGTCGGCCCGCAGCTTAAGCTGCACCAGTGCGGTCTGCCCAAGGCGATGGCGCTGGAGCTGTTCAAGCCGTTCGTGATGAAGCGCCTGGTGGACCTGAACCACGCGCAGAACATCAAGAGCGCCAAGCGCATGGTGGAGCGCGGCCGTACGGTCGTGTACGACGTCCTCGAAGAGGTCATCGCCGAGCACCCGGTGCTGCTGAACCGTGCTCCCACCCTGCACCGCCTCGGCATCCAGGCCTTCGAGCCGCAGTTGGTCGAGGGCAAGGCCATCCAGATCCACCCGCTCGTCTGCACCGCGTTCAACGCGGACTTCGACGGTGACCAGATGGCCGTGCACCTGCCGCTGTCCGCGGAGGCGCAGGCCGAGGCCCGCATCCTGATGCTGTCCTCGAACAACATCCTGAAGCCGGCCGACGGCCGCCCGGTGACGATGCCGACCCAGGACATGGTCCTCGGTCTGTTCTTCCTCACCACCGACGGCGAGCTGCGTGACACCAAGGGCGAGGGCCGCGCGTTCGGTTCCACGGCCGAGGCGATCATGGCGTTCGACGCCGGCGAGCTGGCGCTGCAGTCGCAGGTCGACATCCGCTTCCCGGTGGGCACCATCCCGCCGCGCGGCTGGACCCCGCCGGCCCGCGAGGAGGGCGAGCCCGAGTGGCAGCAGGGTGACTCGTTCCGGCTGCGCACGACCCTGGGCCGCGCGCTCTTCAACGAGCTGCTGCCCGAGGACTACCCGTTCGTCGACTACTCGGTGGGCAAGAAGCAGCTCTCCGAGATCGTCAACGACCTGGCCGAGCGCTACCCCAAGGTCATCGTGGCGGCGACGCTCGACAACCTGAAGGCGGCCGGCTTCTTCTGGGCGACCCGTTCCGGTGTCACCGTGGCCATCTCCGACGTCGTCGTCCCCGAGGCGAAGAAGGAGATCGTCAAGGGTTACGAGGCGCAGGACGAGAAGGTCCAGAAGCAGTACGAGCGCGGTCTGATCACCAAGGAAGAGCGCACGCAGGAGCTCATCGCGATCTGGACCAAGGCGACCAACGAGGTCGCCGAGGCGATGAACGAGAACTTCCCCAAGACCAACCCCATCTTCATGATGGTCGACTCGGGTGCCCGAGGAAACATGATGCAGATGAGGCAGATCGCGGGTATGCGCGGTCTGGTGTCGAACGCGAAGAACGAGACCATCCCGCGTCCGATCAAGGCCTCGTTCCGTGAGGGTCTGTCCGTGCTGGAGTACTTCATCTCCACGCACGGTGCCCGTAAGGGTCTGGCGGACACCGCCCTGCGTACCGCCGACTCGGGTTACCTCACCCGTCGTCTGGTCGACGTCTCGCAGGACGTCATCATCCGCGAGGAGGACTGCGGCACCGAGCGCGGTCTCAAGCTCGTCATCGCGGAGCGGGGCGCGGACGGTGTGCTGCGCAAGGCGGAGGACGTCGAGACGTCCGTGTACGCGCGCTGCCTCGCCGAGGACATCGTCGTCGACGGCAAGGTGCTGGCCCCGGCCGGCACCGACCTGGGCGACGTGCTCATCGACGAGCTGGTCAGGCACGGCGTCGAGGAGGTCAAGACCCGCTCGGTCCTGACCTGCGAGTCCGCCGTCGGCACCTGCGCGATGTGCTACGGCCGTTCGCTGGCCACCGGCAAGCTGGTCGACATCGGTGAGGCGGTCGGCATCATCGCCGCCCAGTCCATCGGTGAGCCCGGCACCCAGCTGACGATGCGTACCTTCCACACCGGTGGTGTGGCCGGTGACGACATCACGCAGGGTCTGCCGCGTGTCGTCGAGCTGTTCGAGGCCCGTACGCCCAAGGGTGTCGCCCCGATCTCCGAGGCCTCCGGCCGCGTCCGGATCGAGGAGACCGAGAAGACGAAGAAGCTCGTCGTCACCCCGGACGACGGCAGCGACGAGACGGCGTTCCCGATCTCCAAGCGCGCCAAGGTCCTGGTCCGCGAGGGCGACCACGTCGAGGTCGGCCAGCAGCTCACCGTGGGTGCCACCAACCCGCACGACGTGCTGCGCATCCTGGGTCAGCGTGCCGTCCAGGTCCACCTGGTCGGCGAGGTCCAGAAGGTGTACAACTCGCAGGGCGTGTCGATCCACGACAAGCACATCGAGATCATCATCCGGCAGATGCTGCGCCGTGTGACGATCATCGAATCCGGCGACGCCGAGCTGCTGCCCGGCGAGCTGGTCGAGCGCTCCCGCTTCGAGCAGGAGAACCGTCGTGTGGTCCAGGAGGGCGGTCACCCGGCCTCCGGTCGTCCGCAACTGATGGGTATCACCAAGGCCTCGCTGGCGACGGAGTCCTGGCTGTCGGCCGCCTCCTTCCAGGAGACGACCCGAGTCCTGACGGATGCGGCGATCAACGCCAAGTCCGACAGCCTCATCGGCCTCAAGGAGAACGTCATCATCGGTAAGCTCATCCCGGCCGGTACGGGTCTGTCCCGCTACCGCAACATCCGGGTCGAGCCGACCGAGGAGGCCAAGGCCGCGATGTACTCGGCCGTCGGCTACGACGACATCGACTACTCGCCGTTCGGTACCGGCTCCGGCCAGGCCGTTCCGCTGGAGGACTACGACTACGGTCCGTACAACCAGTAA
- the rpoB gene encoding DNA-directed RNA polymerase subunit beta, whose product MAASRTASTANTNNGASTAPLRISFAKIKEPLEVPNLLALQTESFDWLLGNDAWKARVEAALESGQDVPTKSGLEEIFEEISPIEDFSGSMSLTFRDHRFEPPKNSIDECKERDFTYAAPLFVTAEFTNNETGEIKSQTVFMGDFPLMTNKGTFVINGTERVVVSQLVRSPGVYFDSSIDKTSDKDIFSAKIIPSRGAWLEMEIDKRDMVGVRIDRKRKQSVTVLLKALGWTTEQILEEFGEYESMRATLEKDHTQGQDDALLDIYRKLRPGEPPTREAAQTLLENLYFNPKRYDLAKVGRYKVNKKLGADAPLDAGILTVEDIISTIKYLVQLHAGESETTGDNGDSIVVETDDIDHFGNRRLRSVGELIQNQVRTGLARMERVVRERMTTQDVEAITPQTLINIRPVVASIKEFFGTSQLSQFMDQNNPLSGLTHKRRLSALGPGGLSRERAGFEVRDVHPSHYGRMCPIETPEGPNIGLIGSLASYGRVNAFGFVETPYRKVRDGQVTDEVDYLTADEEDRFVIAQANATLGDDMRFAEARVLVRRRGGEVDYVGPEDVDYMDVSPRQMVSVATAMIPFLEHDDANRALMGANMMRQAVPLIKSESPLVGTGMEYRSAVDAGDVVKAEKAGVVQEVSADYITTANDDGTYITYRLAKFARSNQGTSVNQKVIVNEGDRIIEGQVLADGPATENGEMALGKNLLVAFMPWEGHNYEDAIILSQRLVQDDVLSSIHIEEHEVDARDTKLGPEEITRDIPNVSEEVLADLDERGIIRIGAEVVAGDILVGKVTPKGETELTPEERLLRAIFGEKAREVRDTSLKVPHGEIGKVIGVRLFDREEGDELPPGVNQLVRVYVAQKRKITDGDKLAGRHGNKGVISKILPIEDMPFLEDGTPVDIILNPLGVPSRMNPGQVLEIHLGWLASRGWDVSGLADEWAQRLQVIGADQVDPGTNVATPVFDGAREDELAGLLQHTIPNRDGERMVLPTGKARLFDGRSGEPFPDPISVGYMYILKLHHLVDDKLHARSTGPYSMITQQPLGGKAQFGGQRFGEMEVWALEAYGAAYALQELLTIKSDDVTGRVKVYEAIVKGENIPEPGIPESFKVLIKEMQSLCLNVEVLSSDGMSIEMRDTDEDVFRAAEELGIDLSRREPSSVEEV is encoded by the coding sequence TTGGCCGCCTCGCGCACTGCCTCGACCGCGAATACGAACAACGGCGCCAGCACCGCCCCGCTGCGCATTTCCTTTGCAAAGATCAAGGAGCCCCTCGAGGTTCCGAACCTTCTCGCGCTGCAAACCGAGAGCTTCGACTGGCTGCTCGGCAACGACGCCTGGAAGGCTCGCGTCGAGGCGGCTCTGGAGTCCGGTCAGGACGTCCCCACCAAGTCCGGCCTCGAAGAGATCTTCGAGGAGATCTCCCCGATCGAGGACTTCTCCGGGTCGATGTCGCTGACGTTCCGCGACCACCGCTTCGAGCCTCCCAAGAACTCCATCGACGAGTGCAAGGAGCGCGACTTCACGTACGCCGCCCCGCTCTTCGTCACGGCCGAGTTCACCAACAACGAGACCGGCGAGATCAAGTCCCAGACCGTCTTCATGGGTGACTTCCCGCTCATGACGAACAAGGGCACCTTCGTCATCAACGGCACCGAGCGTGTCGTGGTGTCCCAGTTGGTCCGTTCCCCCGGTGTCTACTTCGATTCCAGCATCGACAAGACGTCCGACAAGGACATCTTCTCCGCCAAGATCATCCCTTCCCGGGGTGCCTGGCTGGAGATGGAGATCGACAAGCGCGACATGGTCGGTGTCCGTATCGACCGCAAGCGCAAGCAGTCGGTCACCGTGCTGCTCAAGGCGCTCGGCTGGACGACCGAGCAGATCCTCGAGGAGTTCGGCGAGTACGAGTCGATGCGCGCCACCCTGGAGAAGGACCACACCCAGGGCCAGGACGACGCGCTGCTCGACATCTACCGCAAGCTGCGTCCGGGCGAGCCCCCCACGCGTGAGGCCGCGCAGACGCTGCTGGAGAACCTTTACTTCAACCCCAAGCGCTACGACCTCGCCAAGGTCGGCCGCTACAAGGTCAACAAGAAGCTGGGTGCGGACGCCCCGCTCGACGCGGGCATCCTGACCGTCGAGGACATCATCTCGACGATCAAGTACCTGGTGCAGCTCCACGCCGGCGAGTCCGAGACCACCGGTGACAACGGCGACTCGATCGTCGTCGAGACCGACGACATCGACCACTTCGGCAACCGTCGTCTGCGCAGCGTCGGCGAGCTCATCCAGAACCAGGTCCGTACGGGCCTGGCGCGTATGGAGCGCGTCGTCCGCGAGCGCATGACCACCCAGGACGTCGAGGCGATCACGCCGCAGACCCTGATCAACATCCGGCCGGTCGTCGCCTCCATCAAGGAGTTCTTCGGCACCAGCCAGTTGTCGCAGTTCATGGACCAGAACAACCCGCTGTCGGGTCTCACCCACAAGCGCCGTCTGTCGGCGCTGGGCCCGGGTGGTCTCTCCCGTGAGCGGGCCGGCTTCGAGGTCCGTGACGTGCACCCCTCGCACTACGGCCGCATGTGCCCGATCGAGACGCCGGAAGGCCCGAACATCGGCCTGATCGGCTCGCTCGCCTCCTACGGCCGGGTCAACGCGTTCGGTTTCGTCGAGACCCCGTACCGCAAGGTCCGCGACGGCCAGGTCACCGACGAGGTCGACTACCTGACCGCCGACGAGGAGGACCGCTTCGTCATCGCGCAGGCCAACGCCACGCTCGGTGACGACATGCGGTTCGCCGAGGCCCGCGTGCTGGTCCGCCGCCGTGGCGGCGAGGTCGACTACGTCGGCCCCGAGGACGTGGACTACATGGACGTCTCGCCGCGCCAGATGGTGTCGGTCGCGACCGCCATGATCCCCTTCCTCGAGCACGACGACGCCAACCGTGCCCTCATGGGCGCGAACATGATGCGGCAGGCCGTGCCGCTGATCAAGTCCGAGTCCCCGCTCGTCGGCACCGGCATGGAGTACCGCTCCGCCGTCGACGCCGGCGACGTGGTCAAGGCCGAGAAGGCGGGTGTGGTCCAGGAGGTCTCCGCGGACTACATCACCACCGCCAACGACGACGGCACGTACATCACGTACCGCCTGGCCAAGTTCGCCCGCTCCAACCAGGGCACCTCGGTCAACCAGAAGGTCATCGTCAACGAGGGCGACCGGATCATCGAGGGCCAGGTCCTGGCCGACGGTCCGGCCACCGAGAACGGTGAGATGGCCCTCGGCAAGAACCTGCTCGTGGCGTTCATGCCGTGGGAGGGTCACAACTACGAGGACGCGATCATCCTGTCGCAGCGCCTCGTGCAGGACGACGTCCTCTCCTCGATCCACATCGAGGAGCACGAGGTCGACGCCCGTGACACCAAGCTCGGCCCCGAGGAGATCACCCGGGACATCCCGAACGTCTCCGAGGAGGTCCTCGCCGACCTCGACGAGCGCGGCATCATCCGCATCGGTGCCGAGGTCGTCGCCGGTGACATCCTCGTCGGCAAGGTCACGCCCAAGGGCGAGACCGAGCTGACCCCGGAGGAGCGCCTGCTGCGCGCGATCTTCGGTGAGAAGGCCCGTGAGGTCCGTGACACCTCGCTGAAGGTGCCGCACGGCGAGATCGGCAAGGTCATCGGTGTGCGCCTCTTCGACCGCGAGGAGGGCGACGAGCTGCCGCCGGGCGTGAACCAGTTGGTCCGCGTCTACGTCGCGCAGAAGCGCAAGATCACCGACGGTGACAAGCTCGCCGGCCGGCACGGCAACAAGGGTGTCATCTCCAAGATCCTGCCGATCGAGGACATGCCGTTCCTGGAGGACGGCACCCCGGTCGACATCATCCTGAACCCGCTGGGTGTGCCGTCCCGCATGAACCCGGGACAGGTCCTGGAGATCCACCTCGGCTGGCTCGCCAGCCGAGGCTGGGACGTCTCCGGTCTCGCCGACGAGTGGGCCCAGCGCCTGCAGGTCATCGGCGCCGACCAGGTCGACCCCGGCACCAACGTCGCCACCCCGGTCTTCGACGGTGCCCGCGAGGACGAGCTGGCGGGTCTGCTCCAGCACACCATCCCGAACCGGGACGGCGAGCGCATGGTGCTCCCGACCGGCAAGGCGCGGCTGTTCGACGGCCGTAGCGGTGAGCCGTTCCCGGACCCGATCTCGGTCGGCTACATGTACATCCTGAAGCTCCACCACCTGGTCGACGACAAGCTGCACGCCCGCTCGACCGGTCCGTACTCGATGATCACCCAGCAGCCGCTGGGTGGTAAGGCCCAGTTCGGTGGCCAGCGGTTCGGCGAGATGGAGGTGTGGGCACTCGAGGCCTACGGCGCCGCGTACGCCCTCCAGGAGCTGCTCACCATCAAGTCCGACGACGTCACCGGCCGCGTGAAGGTCTACGAGGCCATCGTCAAGGGCGAGAACATCCCGGAACCCGGCATTCCCGAGTCCTTCAAGGTGCTCATCAAGGAAATGCAGTCCCTGTGCCTCAACGTGGAGGTGCTGTCCTCGGACGGCATGTCCATCGAGATGCGCGACACCGACGAGGACGTCTTCCGCGCTGCGGAGGAGCTCGGTATCGACCTGTCGCGGCGCGAGCCGAGCAGCGTCGAAGAGGTCTGA
- the rplL gene encoding 50S ribosomal protein L7/L12: MAKLTQDELLAQFEEMTLIELSEFVKAFEDKFDVTAAAAAPVVVAGGAAGGAAAEAEEEKDEFDVILTGAGEKKIQVIKVVRELTSLGLKEAKDLVDGAPKPVLEKVAKDAAEKAAESLKGAGASVEVK; this comes from the coding sequence ATGGCGAAGCTCACCCAGGACGAGCTGCTTGCTCAGTTCGAGGAGATGACCCTCATCGAGCTCTCCGAGTTCGTGAAGGCCTTCGAGGACAAGTTCGACGTCACCGCCGCCGCTGCCGCGCCGGTCGTCGTCGCCGGCGGTGCCGCTGGTGGCGCCGCGGCCGAGGCCGAGGAGGAGAAGGACGAGTTCGACGTCATCCTCACCGGTGCCGGCGAGAAGAAGATCCAGGTCATCAAGGTCGTGCGTGAGCTGACCTCCCTGGGTCTGAAGGAGGCCAAGGACCTCGTGGACGGCGCCCCGAAGCCCGTCCTCGAGAAGGTCGCCAAGGACGCCGCCGAGAAGGCCGCCGAGTCCCTCAAGGGCGCCGGCGCCTCCGTCGAGGTCAAGTAA